From a single Apium graveolens cultivar Ventura chromosome 2, ASM990537v1, whole genome shotgun sequence genomic region:
- the LOC141706826 gene encoding protein MIZU-KUSSEI 1: MPPVHSTPFHQMENPALISLLQHTARDKRSSSKSSGGGIFRMFKLLPMLTTGCKMVALLGRPRKALLTDHASTGTLFGYRKGRVTLAIQEDPHRLPLFVIELPMLTSVFHKEMASDVVRLSLESETKTNKKKVLEEFVWAVYCNGRKYGYSIRRKQMTDDEIHVMQLLRGVSMGAGVLPGPADQREHISDGELTYIRARFDRRVGSKDSEAWYMINPDGASTGQELSIFFVRTR, encoded by the coding sequence ATGCCACCGGTGCATTCGACCCCTTTCCACCAGATGGAAAACCCTGCCCTAATCTCACTTCTCCAACACACCGCCCGCGATAAACGATCATCCTCAAAAAGCTCCGGAGGAGGCATTTTTCGCATGTTCAAGCTCCTTCCCATGCTAACCACAGGTTGCAAAATGGTAGCACTTTTAGGCCGTCCAAGAAAGGCCTTACTAACTGATCATGCATCAACAGGAACCTTATTCGGATATCGAAAAGGCCGTGTAACCCTAGCCATACAAGAAGACCCTCACCGCTTGCCACTCTTCGTTATCGAACTACCTATGCTCACTAGCGTTTTTCATAAAGAAATGGCATCGGATGTAGTTCGGCTCTCGCTCGAAAGCGAAACGAAAACCAACAAGAAAAAAGTGTTGGAAGAGTTCGTATGGGCAGTTTATTGTAACGGCAGAAAATATGGTTATTCGATACGGAGAAAACAAATGACAGATGATGAGATTCATGTAATGCAACTGCTTAGAGGAGTGTCTATGGGAGCTGGAGTTCTCCCGGGACCTGCTGATCAAAGAGAGCACATTTCCGACGGGGAGTTAACGTATATTAGAGCTAGATTTGATAGGAGAGTTGGATCAAAGGATTCAGAAGCATGGTACATGATTAATCCTGATGGTGCTAGTACAGGTCAAGAACTGAGTATTTTCTTTGTACGGACGCGTTAG